Genomic DNA from [Limnothrix rosea] IAM M-220:
CACCCATGATGTTTACGAAGCGAATTTCCGTGAAGCTCTCAATGAAATTAAAGGTTTAGAAGCTATTAAAGACGTACCCAGTATTTTACGGGTGCTCTAATCCCTCTAACTAAATATAATCACTTGATTTTCTCCTAATATGTTTTGCGCTGTTTAGGAGATTTTTTATGAGCGCCGTAGCCAACCGTTTATCGTAAATCGACTATCGGAAAATTGTTCAGAAGGACAACTTACTGGCCGTACTTCATGCTGACAATCGCTATTAAAAAATACGATGCTATTATTTTGCGGCTGAATTGTTTGAAACTCAGATTGGGATAGGGGTTGTTTCCCTTTTAATGTGGTGTCATACAGCCATAGCTCACCACCGCTAAAGGCTTGTGGTTCTCTATAAAAATAGTAAACGTAGGTTAGTTCTCTGGTGTGGGTATCTTCGCTACCGGAGTCATTGTGGAGTTTGTAGAAATTGTTGTGGTTATGGGCTGTCATCTGCATTTCGATTTGGCTAATGGGGAAATAAGAGCGCCGCAAGTGATGGCAAATTCGAGGGAAATGTTTCAAAATTGCCACTTTCATTGATTCGTAGATCAGGGGGAAATCATGGGAGAAAGTGACGAGTGATTGTCGATAGTTTGATTCTTGGGTGACGGTGGAAGAGGCTTTGAATTGGTTTTGGTTTGTTAGGGCAAAGTCTAGAATTTCATAATATTTTTCTGGAGGTAAAAAGTCCGTAATTATAATTCCTTCTCCTTTGACGAGGCGTGTTTCAACGGAAGAAAGATTAGAGGAAGGTGCTGTCGGGGACATTGGCAAGATTTAATGCAATTTTGACCAGATTTTAGAGATGGTTTGTTCGACCCAAGCCATAATTTGATCGACTTTTTTGAGGATTTTTTCGAGGAAATGTTGGTCATATCCTACGCTGAGGGCTTCTGTTTCGATCCATTCGGGTTTTGCTTCGATGTCGGTGGCTGGGCGATCGCCGACAGCTGGTGCTAAGTCGGTATTTTGTTGCGGGTCAGAAATGATAGTGATGGTGAATTCACTATTTTGTCCTGGGTCTTGGGGGTTAGGGACGAGGGATTGCTCTTTTGGTTCGAGTTTGGTTAGTTCTGTATTTGGCGCAATAAAGGGGGTGAGATCGGTCGTTCGTGTTGGTGTGGGGGCGATCGCCTGATTGAGTGGAGCTTTCGGTGTGAGAGGAGGTGGGTTGTGAGGTTTAGGCTGAAATAAATCTGTCCAAGTGAGCCATGCTTTTTGATTTATGGGGGTTTTATCTGCTTTAGAGGAGGAGCCTATCGGTTGGGGGTGATCTGGATTGGGAGATTGCGGCAGAAATTTTTGAAAAAAGCGTTTTAAAGGCGGCAATCCGGGTTCTGTGGCGGTCTCGGAAGCTGGCTTTAAGAGCTTTGCCTCAATAGCGGCGACCCGATCATCAAGGGGATTTAGGATCGGCTCTAGAGGTAATGGCGGTAATAATTTGGGGGAATAGATTTCTAGGGGAATAATGGCGGTGCGCCAGTTGGATTCGCCGAAAAGATCGAGGGCGATCGCCACGGGACTTTGTTCTAGCCAGCTAATGCCCTGCAATAGCCAACGGACGGGGGCAAATAGAGTGGGGTTATGGGGTTGGACGGGCGGTAGGATTGTCGGTTTTTGAGGAATAAGGGAGGCTTGGCGCTGACGGCGTTTTTGATAATTGAAATTACTTAGATGAAGACTGATTTGTTTTTGAATGGAGTCTTGGGACTGGTCGGGGGCAATGAGCTGATTGTGCCGATCAACAAAAAAGATTTTCTGGGAGGTAAGCTCACAGGCTAAGCCTTGTAACTCAACGGCTGTAGTGCCATTGGGGGCATTTAGGGTGAGAATTTCCTCAGTCATATCCCCTGGGACGATGGTCGCGGCAACTGGGGCGATCGCCGGCTGTCGATGCTGCTGTTGTTGCGAGCGGGCAGCAGCAAGTTGTCTTGTAGCAACACGACTACTTTGCACCAGTAAATACAGCGGATAAACCGCAATCTGCGCCCCCCACTCCACTGTAATTTTGAGACGGCGAGCAGCCTTTGACAGGCGGGTATTCCACTGAATCGATTGACGATTGAGGAAATTAAAGAGTTTACTTTTGTAGGGACTTGTCGATGTCATATCGGCGTTTTTGCGCAACCAGCTTTATTCATTGTCCCACAGACTTTTCCCCTGAGAGGTTACATGGGTTACTCCTACCACCGTACCGTCCATTTGGCAGATACCGATGCTGCGGGGGTGATCTATTTCGCCAGTCTTCTTAACCTGTGCCACGAAGCCTATGAACATTGCCTCAGTGAAGTGGGCTTAAATTGGCAGCATTTGTTAGAAGCCAAAGAATTTGCCCTTCCTATTATTCATGCAGAAATCGATTTTCTCCGTCCTGTCCACTGGGACGATCGCCTTATTATTGAACTTTTTCCCGTATCGGATGCACCCAGTCAATTTATGGTGAGATATCAAATCTTGCTAGCGATCGCCGACCAATCCCCCTCAAAACCCGTGGCGATCGCCATAACAAAACATGTAGCAATATCTCCCCAAACCAGGCAACGTAGACCCTTGCCCGCAATTC
This window encodes:
- a CDS encoding 2OG-Fe(II) oxygenase is translated as MSPTAPSSNLSSVETRLVKGEGIIITDFLPPEKYYEILDFALTNQNQFKASSTVTQESNYRQSLVTFSHDFPLIYESMKVAILKHFPRICHHLRRSYFPISQIEMQMTAHNHNNFYKLHNDSGSEDTHTRELTYVYYFYREPQAFSGGELWLYDTTLKGKQPLSQSEFQTIQPQNNSIVFFNSDCQHEVRPVSCPSEQFSDSRFTINGWLRRS
- a CDS encoding acyl-CoA thioesterase produces the protein MGYSYHRTVHLADTDAAGVIYFASLLNLCHEAYEHCLSEVGLNWQHLLEAKEFALPIIHAEIDFLRPVHWDDRLIIELFPVSDAPSQFMVRYQILLAIADQSPSKPVAIAITKHVAISPQTRQRRPLPAILEKWLKNGPKYPEQKK